One part of the Arabidopsis thaliana chromosome 1 sequence genome encodes these proteins:
- a CDS encoding tRNA-splicing ligase (DUF239) (Protein of Unknown Function (DUF239); INVOLVED IN: biological_process unknown; LOCATED IN: endomembrane system; EXPRESSED IN: 22 plant structures; EXPRESSED DURING: 13 growth stages; CONTAINS InterPro DOMAIN/s: Protein of unknown function DUF239, plant (InterPro:IPR004314); BEST Arabidopsis thaliana protein match is: Protein of Unknown Function (DUF239) (TAIR:AT3G13510.1); Has 753 Blast hits to 700 proteins in 28 species: Archae - 0; Bacteria - 15; Metazoa - 0; Fungi - 10; Plants - 728; Viruses - 0; Other Eukaryotes - 0 (source: NCBI BLink).): MGGVVHLSTAKLARGFLVCLCLWGFFSLSYAARSGVSKQKFEVKKHLNRLNKPAVKSIQSSDGDVIDCVPISKQPAFDHPFLKDHKIQMKPNYHPEGLFDDNKVSAPKSNEKEGHIPQLWHRYGKCSEGTIPMRRTKEDDVLRASSVKRYGKKKRRSVPLPKSAEPDLINQSGHQHAIAYVEGDKYYGAKATINVWEPKIQQQNEFSLSQIWLLGGSFGQDLNSIEAGWQVSPDLYGDNNTRLFTYWTSDAYQATGCYNLLCSGFIQINSDIAMGASISPVSGYRNSQYDISILIWKDPKEGHWWMQFGNGYVLGYWPSFLFSYLTESASMIEWGGEVVNSQSDGQHTSTQMGSGKFPEEGFSKASYFRNIQVVDGSNNLKAPKGLGTFTEQSNCYDVQTGSNDDWGHYFYYGGPGKNQKCP, from the exons ATGGGAGGAGTGGTGCATCTTAGCACGGCGAAGTTAGCTAGAGGTTTCTTAGTGTGTTTATGTCTTTGGGGTTTTTTCTCGCTATCATACGCCGCAAGGTCCGGCGTATCAAAGCAGAAGTTTGAAGTGAAGAAACATTTGAACAGGCTGAACAAACCTGCTGTCAAAAGCAttcag AGTTCAGATGGTGATGTGATTGACTGTGTTCCAATCTCAAAGCAACCAGCTTTTGATCATCCGTTCCTCAAAGATCACAAGATTCAG atgaAGCCTAATTACCACCCTGAAGGACTCTTTGATGACAACAAAGTGTCTGCTCCTAAATCAAATGAGAAAGAAGGGCATATTCCTCAGTTGTGGCATCGATATGGTAAATGTTCTGAAGGAACTATTCCCATGAGGAGGACAAAGGAAGATGATGTTTTGAGAGCAAGTTCAGTTAAAAGATATGGCAAGAAGAAGCGTAGAAGTGTCCCTTTACCTAAATCTGCAGAACCTGACCTTATTAACCAAAGTGGTCACCAG CATGCCATAGCTTATGTAGAAGGAGATAAGTACTATGGAGCTAAGGCTACTATAAATGTGTGGGAGCCAAAGATACAGCAGCAGAATGAGTTCAGCTTGTCACAGATATGGCTTCTTGGTGGCTCATTCGGACAAGATCTTAATAGCATCGAAGCTGGTTGGCAG GTGAGCCCGGATCTGTATGGTGACAATAACACGAGACTCTTCACTTACTGGACT AGTGATGCATATCAAGCTACCGGTTGCTACAATCTTCTTTGCTCCGGTTTTATTCAAATCAACAGTGACATAGCAATGGGAGCAAGCATTTCCCCGGTCTCTGGATATCGTAACTCGCAGTACGATATCAGTATTCTGATCTGGAAG GATCCTAAAGAGGGACACTGGTGGATGCAATTTGGGAACGGCTATGTTTTAGGCTATTGGccatcttttctcttctcctacTTGACAGAAAGTGCATCGATGATTGAATGGGGAGGAGAAGTCGTGAACTCACAATCAGATGGCCAGCACACTTCAACACAAATGGGCAGTGGTAAATTTCCAGAAGAAGGCTTTAGCAAAGCAAGTTACTTCAGGAACATTCAGGTGGTTGATGGGTCAAACAACCTCAAGGCACCTAAAGGACTTGGAACATTCACTGAACAGTCTAACTGTTATGATGTTCAAACCGGAAGCAATGATGATTGGGGTCATTACTTTTACTATGGAGGCCCTGGTAAAAACCAGAAGTGTCCATAA
- a CDS encoding uncharacterized protein (unknown protein; FUNCTIONS IN: molecular_function unknown; INVOLVED IN: biological_process unknown; LOCATED IN: endomembrane system; BEST Arabidopsis thaliana protein match is: unknown protein (TAIR:AT3G13500.1); Has 29 Blast hits to 29 proteins in 6 species: Archae - 0; Bacteria - 0; Metazoa - 0; Fungi - 0; Plants - 29; Viruses - 0; Other Eukaryotes - 0 (source: NCBI BLink).), whose translation MVFNSAMVMAVAEVSTDTWQLIWRVPSSQRIDTEQLFDIAVCFPIHQLSRFVLCLWTFMCLPSSDSFYSYTYETLSASSSSEADDDDRLAFDHNNLYNRRDYYSDDDDQSISSFDDDNYDHYSHSD comes from the coding sequence ATGGTGTTCAACAGTGCGATGGTTATGGCGGTGGCAGAAGTCTCCACCGACACGTGGCAACTGATTTGGAGGGTTCCGTCGTCGCAGAGGATCGATACAGAGCAGCTTTTTGACATAGCTGTTTGCTTCCCGATTCATCAATTGAGTCGTTTCGTTCTCTGTTTATGGACTTTCATGTGTCTtccttcttctgattctttctACTCTTACACGTACGAGACTttatctgcttcttcttcttcggaggctgatgatgatgatcgaCTTGCTTTTGATCATAATAATCTTTATAATCGTCGTGATTAttattctgatgatgatgatcaatcTATTTCATCGTTTGATGATGACAATTATGATCACTACTCTCATTCagattaa
- the NDF5 gene encoding NDH-dependent cyclic electron flow 5 (NDH-dependent cyclic electron flow 5 (NDF5); FUNCTIONS IN: carbohydrate binding, catalytic activity; EXPRESSED IN: 20 plant structures; EXPRESSED DURING: 13 growth stages; CONTAINS InterPro DOMAIN/s: Glycoside hydrolase-type carbohydrate-binding (InterPro:IPR011013); BEST Arabidopsis thaliana protein match is: NDH-dependent cyclic electron flow 1 (TAIR:AT1G64770.2); Has 58 Blast hits to 57 proteins in 13 species: Archae - 0; Bacteria - 0; Metazoa - 0; Fungi - 0; Plants - 58; Viruses - 0; Other Eukaryotes - 0 (source: NCBI BLink).): MALVHYMNVSRSTFPLSRSSKINLSSSFASLPLQFHKNIKRLESSVPPSASASASPAFPIDVEYLRREFSGHGATFEDIGETCIARLKLDNGSSANVMLTRGMITSYKVRVWHGGKVELLHTWVEQEEEEVVIRGGVSSAFRSSDSDEISDWRLQGISGDSKDCVQMELRRSDKKIKEIELKQIISLRENTLSIELSMTNKGISPIKLEGCSLVSYLTVSTPEATYAVGLEGSDFVETTPFLPRFGVVQGEKEEEKPGFGGEEESNYKQLNREMSRIYTCAPKSFTVIDRVVILTKLQLYLNFLCGFI, from the exons ATGGCTTTGGTTCATTACATGAATGTTTCACGTAGCACTTTTCCTTTGAGTAGATCTTCAAAGATTAATTTGAGCtcatcttttgcttctttgccACTTCAGTTTCATAAAAACATTAAGAGATTAGAATCCTCTGTTCCACCATCAGCTTCAGCTTCAGCTTCACCGGCGTTTCCTATTGATGTTGAGTATCTCCGGCGAGAGTTCTCCGGCCATGGAGCCACTTTCGAAGATATTG GTGAGACATGTATTGCTAGACTAAAACTGGACAATGGGAGTTCAGCGAATGTGATGTTGACACGTGGGATGATAACATCGTACAAAGTCCGAGTGTGGCACGGTGGCAAAGTGGAGCTTCTCCACACATGGGTCGaacaagaggaggaagaagtagTGATACGAGGAGGTGTTTCATCTGCATTTAGATCATCAGATTCTGATGAAATCAGTGACTGGAGACTCCAAGGGATCAGTGGTGATTCAAAGGATTGCGTTCAAATGGAGCTGAGAAGAAGTgacaagaagatcaaagaGATTGAACTGAAACAGATTATTAGTCTGAGAGAAAACACACTGAGCATTGAGCTTTCTATGACAAACAAAGGCATTTCACCAATCAAGCTTGAAGGTTGTTCACTTGTAAGTTATTTGACAGTGAGTACACCAGAAGCTACATATGCAGTTGGACTGGAAGGTTCGGATTTTGTGGAAACGACTCCGTTTCTTCCTCGTTTCGGGGTGGTTCAAGgcgagaaggaagaagaaaaacccgGGTTTGGTGGGGAAGAAGAGAGCAACTACAAACAGTTGAATAGAGAGATGAGTAGGATATACACATGTGCTCCAAAGAGCTTCACTGTCATTGATAGGGTAGTAATACTTACTAAACttcaattatatttaaattttctctGTGGATTCATATGA
- the NDF5 gene encoding NDH-dependent cyclic electron flow 5 (NDH-dependent cyclic electron flow 5 (NDF5); FUNCTIONS IN: carbohydrate binding, catalytic activity; INVOLVED IN: positive regulation of gene expression, photosynthetic electron transport in photosystem I; LOCATED IN: chloroplast, membrane; EXPRESSED IN: 21 plant structures; EXPRESSED DURING: 13 growth stages; CONTAINS InterPro DOMAIN/s: Glycoside hydrolase-type carbohydrate-binding (InterPro:IPR011013); BEST Arabidopsis thaliana protein match is: NDH-dependent cyclic electron flow 1 (TAIR:AT1G64770.1); Has 166 Blast hits to 165 proteins in 21 species: Archae - 0; Bacteria - 6; Metazoa - 0; Fungi - 0; Plants - 158; Viruses - 0; Other Eukaryotes - 2 (source: NCBI BLink).), whose amino-acid sequence MALVHYMNVSRSTFPLSRSSKINLSSSFASLPLQFHKNIKRLESSVPPSASASASPAFPIDVEYLRREFSGHGATFEDIGETCIARLKLDNGSSANVMLTRGMITSYKVRVWHGGKVELLHTWVEQEEEEVVIRGGVSSAFRSSDSDEISDWRLQGISGDSKDCVQMELRRSDKKIKEIELKQIISLRENTLSIELSMTNKGISPIKLEGCSLVSYLTVSTPEATYAVGLEGSDFVETTPFLPRFGVVQGEKEEEKPGFGGEEESNYKQLNREMSRIYTCAPKSFTVIDRGRRNSVVVGREGFEEVYMYSPGSRLESYTKSAYVCIGPSSLLSPISLESGCVWRGVLHLHNPNS is encoded by the exons ATGGCTTTGGTTCATTACATGAATGTTTCACGTAGCACTTTTCCTTTGAGTAGATCTTCAAAGATTAATTTGAGCtcatcttttgcttctttgccACTTCAGTTTCATAAAAACATTAAGAGATTAGAATCCTCTGTTCCACCATCAGCTTCAGCTTCAGCTTCACCGGCGTTTCCTATTGATGTTGAGTATCTCCGGCGAGAGTTCTCCGGCCATGGAGCCACTTTCGAAGATATTG GTGAGACATGTATTGCTAGACTAAAACTGGACAATGGGAGTTCAGCGAATGTGATGTTGACACGTGGGATGATAACATCGTACAAAGTCCGAGTGTGGCACGGTGGCAAAGTGGAGCTTCTCCACACATGGGTCGaacaagaggaggaagaagtagTGATACGAGGAGGTGTTTCATCTGCATTTAGATCATCAGATTCTGATGAAATCAGTGACTGGAGACTCCAAGGGATCAGTGGTGATTCAAAGGATTGCGTTCAAATGGAGCTGAGAAGAAGTgacaagaagatcaaagaGATTGAACTGAAACAGATTATTAGTCTGAGAGAAAACACACTGAGCATTGAGCTTTCTATGACAAACAAAGGCATTTCACCAATCAAGCTTGAAGGTTGTTCACTTGTAAGTTATTTGACAGTGAGTACACCAGAAGCTACATATGCAGTTGGACTGGAAGGTTCGGATTTTGTGGAAACGACTCCGTTTCTTCCTCGTTTCGGGGTGGTTCAAGgcgagaaggaagaagaaaaacccgGGTTTGGTGGGGAAGAAGAGAGCAACTACAAACAGTTGAATAGAGAGATGAGTAGGATATACACATGTGCTCCAAAGAGCTTCACTGTCATTGATAGG GGAAGAAGGAACTCGGTGGTGGTGGGAAGAGAAGGGTTTGAAGAAGTGTACATGTACAGTCCTGGTTCTAGACTTGAAAGTTACACAAAGTCTGCTTATGTATGTATTGGACCATCTTCATTGCTAAGTCCAATCTCTTTGGAATCTGGTTGTGTATGGAGAGGTGTCCTACATCTTCACAATCCTAATTCCTAA
- a CDS encoding Cysteine/Histidine-rich C1 domain family protein (Cysteine/Histidine-rich C1 domain family protein; CONTAINS InterPro DOMAIN/s: DC1 (InterPro:IPR004146), C1-like (InterPro:IPR011424); BEST Arabidopsis thaliana protein match is: Cysteine/Histidine-rich C1 domain family protein (TAIR:AT1G55420.1); Has 40762 Blast hits to 3420 proteins in 277 species: Archae - 16; Bacteria - 33283; Metazoa - 2053; Fungi - 735; Plants - 1877; Viruses - 86; Other Eukaryotes - 2712 (source: NCBI BLink).) yields the protein MEPLPPYFSRAKPPCRLSDPAQPHMLCRRRRPSHPPLSICFSCKGKQLKRNNYYYYCATCNLEFHRGCHIFLPEIRHPFHPSHPLTFISLLLPKFDVTKIPKNWMDSSSSSDESEDDDDDEKSIKEECEDDGDDDDGDSSDSDDDDNNFDANNDGASLSDGNHLKCKCCQVPLEKIYYHCSICKFNLNVECSMRPPPTTISHLKSHEHILTLFPIRLPLPCGACGLSLSDAEDLVYACLPCNLLVHRSCIYLPRVIKITRHPHRLSLTPSLQPGDFSCGVCRQTVDVNYGQYSCDKECHYAVHSKCATRNDVWDGKDLDGVPEEPDEFIEPPFLKIDEETIQHFSHHHHLKLHEKKTIGGKDKFCEACTLPVMISQRYYGCMQCDFVLDETCASLPRKKNHPLHKHPLNLHILPLGESAMINKGATSKDIFQCIGCGRIGCGFFYKCDEKDCDEFLLDVRCASLPDPFVHDCHPHDHPLFFNLTKGNCMGCGSDNCSSYFLECIKCKSFLGIKCATLPCEAHYIHDRHPITLCYGEEDTTSGQYWCEICELKLDPKTWFYSCDFCKITLHVNCLLGEDIYLKPCHIFKVGLYYKEVEIARNDGNSRLFCYTCELRCGQTLVFKYIGGCKSFCTLRCIGNYFDAKDGWVYDAARNLNIFRRI from the coding sequence ATGGAACCACTACCTCCTTATTTCTCTAGAGCTAAACCTCCATGTCGTCTTTCCGATCCGGCTCAGCCCCACATGCTTTGCCGACGGCGACGGCCATCTCATCCTCCACTTTCTATCTGCTTTTCTTGCAAAGGCAAGCAATTAAAGCgcaataattattattattactgtGCTACTTGCAATTTGGAATTCCATAGAGGCTGTCACATCTTTCTGCCGGAGATAAGACATCCTTTTCATCCTTCTCACCCCCTCACCTTCATCTCCTTATTACTTCCTAAATTTGATGTTACTAAGATACCCAAAAATTGGATGGACAGCTCCTCTTCATCAGACGAATCTGAAGACGATGATGACGACGAAAAATCGATAAAGGAAGAATGTGAAGacgatggtgatgatgatgatggcgacagttctgattctgatgatgacGACAACAATTTTGATGCTAATAATGATGGTGCCTCTTTATCCGATGGAAATCACTTGAAATGCAAATGTTGTCAGGTTCCTTTAGAAAAGATATATTATCATTGTTCTATCTGCAAGTTCAATCTTAACGTGGAATGCTCGATGAGACCACCACCTACCACTATCTCACACTTGAAAAGTCATGAGCACATCCTCACCCTTTTCCCTATACGACTCCCTCTACCATGTGGGGCGTGCGGCTTGTCTCTAAGTGACGCCGAAGATCTTGTTTACGCTTGTCTCCCTTGCAACCTTTTGGTCCACAGATCTTGTATCTATCTACCTCGTGTCATTAAGATCACCCGACACCCCCAtcgtctctctctcactcCCTCCCTTCAACCTGGTGATTTCTCTTGTGGAGTTTGTCGCCAAACAGTTGACGTCAACTACGGGCAATACTCTTGTGATAAGGAATGTCATTATGCTGTCCATTCAAAATGTGCAACAAGGAATGACGTGTGGGATGGAAAAGATCTTGATGGAGTGCCTGAAGAACCCGATGAGTTTATCGAACCGCCATTCCTGAAGATTGATGAGGAGACTATTCAACATTTCAGTCATCACCATCATCTAAAGCTccatgaaaagaaaaccattGGCGGGAAAGACAAGTTTTGTGAGGCATGCACCCTTCCAGTAATGATCTCTCAGAGATATTATGGTTGTATGCAGTgtgattttgttcttgatgaaaCATGTGCTTCTCTTCCTCGCAAGAAAAACCACCCACTACATAAACACCCGCTTAACCTTCACATTTTGCCTCTTGGTGAGTCTGCCATGATCAATAAAGGTGCTACTAGCAAAGACATATTCCAATGTATTGGTTGCGGCCGAATTGGCTGTGGTTTCTTCTACAAATGCGATGAAAAAGATTGTGATGAGTTTCTCCTAGACGTCAGATGTGCTTCCCTTCCAGATCCTTTTGTTCATGACTGTCATCCCCatgatcatcctctcttctttAACTTGACCAAAGGTAATTGCATGGGGTGTGGTTCTGATAACTGTTCATCCTATTTCTTGGAATGTATTAAATGTAAGTCCTTTTTGGGAATCAAGTGTGCTACTCTGCCTTGTGAGGCCCACTACATACACGATAGGCATCCAATCACTCTTTGTTACGGGGAAGAAGATACTACAAGTGGCCAATATTGGTGTGAGATATGCGAATTAAAATTAGATCCAAAGACATGGTTTTATTCTTGCGACTTCTGTAAGATCACTCTCCATGTCAACTGTTTACTGGGGGAAGATATCTATCTGAAGCCCTGCCACATTTTCAAAGTTGGTCTTTATTATAAGGAAGTTGAAATTGCTCGGAATGATGGTAATTCTCGGCTGTTTTGCTATACATGTGAACTTCGTTGTGGACAGACTTTGGTATTCAAGTATATAGGTGGATGCAAAAGCTTTTGTACTCTTCGATGTATTGGAAACTATTTTGATGCGAAAGATGGGTGGGTTTATGATGCAGCGagaaatttgaatattttccgGAGGATCTAG
- a CDS encoding Cysteine/Histidine-rich C1 domain family protein (Cysteine/Histidine-rich C1 domain family protein; FUNCTIONS IN: zinc ion binding; INVOLVED IN: biological_process unknown; LOCATED IN: cellular_component unknown; EXPRESSED IN: 14 plant structures; EXPRESSED DURING: 9 growth stages; CONTAINS InterPro DOMAIN/s: DC1 (InterPro:IPR004146), Zinc finger, PHD-type (InterPro:IPR001965), C1-like (InterPro:IPR011424); BEST Arabidopsis thaliana protein match is: Cysteine/Histidine-rich C1 domain family protein (TAIR:AT1G55420.1); Has 11745 Blast hits to 4394 proteins in 388 species: Archae - 57; Bacteria - 4511; Metazoa - 1535; Fungi - 633; Plants - 1887; Viruses - 132; Other Eukaryotes - 2990 (source: NCBI BLink).): protein MKPPPYFSVSEPQCRLSDPAQPHKLCRRRRRSHGPLSICFSCKGKHLEGRKYYYYCATCKLEFHRGCHLLPPVIRHPFHPSHLLTLISLPPGFDISKIPRNTDDGSAASERSINETDDDDDSEDGGHDDEDNNFVDDDVIVNDGDGVGEDRDGDSDGDGDGGDDDDDDDFQQDIYYRVNGYDYYYNNYDDGDNAAYASISDGNDHRKCKCCQDPLKKVHYHCSICKFNLNLSCSMRPPPPTISHLKSHEHTLTLFPIRLPSPCDACGLSLSDTIDLIYACLPCSHMIHRSCIYLPRVIQITRHPHRLSLTSSLQVGDFSCGVCRQTVDINYGHYSCNKGCNYAVHSKCATREDVWDGKDLEGVPEKPDEDIEPFVRIDEETIQHFSHHEHYMKLHEKETISEKDKFCEACTLPVMISQRYYGCTECDFVLDEACASLPRKIYNPLHKHPLTLQPFPIDETSNIADNISTKGIFECDGCHRLGCGFVYRCSKRKCVFRLDVRCASLPDPFIHDCHPHDLFFNSTKGNCIGCGSDECSSYFLECIKCNSFLGIRCASLPFEAHYKHDRHPLILCRDEDTSSGLYWCEICESELDPKTWFYTCDFCTITLHVNCLLGKDMYMKPQYIFKIGYRHRKVEIARNDGNSRLFCTRCKRHCMQNLIYKRIGRDQSYCTLKCFGARLMLELF, encoded by the coding sequence atgaaacCACCTCCTTATTTTTCTGTATCTGAACCCCAATGTCGTTTGTCCGATCCGGCTCAGCCACACAAGCTTTGCCGCCGGAGACGGCGATCTCACGGTCCACTTTCTATCTGCTTTTCGTGCAAAGGCAAGCATTTAGAGGGTAGAAAGTACTATTACTATTGTGCTACTTGCAAGTTAGAATTCCACAGAGGCTGTCACCTCCTTCCGCCGGTGATAAGACACCCTTTTCACCCCTCTCACCTTCTCACCCTCATCTCCTTACCACCTGGTTTTGATATTTCTAAGATACCCCGCAATACCGACGACGGCTCCGCGGCTTCAGAAAGATCGATAAACGAAactgacgatgatgatgactctGAAGACGGTGGccatgatgatgaagataacaATTTTGTTGACGATGATGTTATTGTtaatgatggtgatggtgttGGTGAAGATCGTGATGGTGACAGTGATGgggatggtgatggtggtgatgatgatgatgatgatgattttcaaCAAGATATTTATTATCGTGTAAATggttatgattattattataataactATGATGATGGAGATAACGCTGCCTATGCCTCTATATCCGATGGAAATGATCACCGCAAATGCAAATGTTGTCAAGATCCTTTAAAAAAGGTACATTATCATTGTTCTATCTGCAAGTTCAATCTTAACCTGAGTTGCTCGATGAGACCACCACCTCCCACTATCTCACATTTGAAAAGTCATGAGCACACCCTCACCCTATTCCCTATACGACTCCCTTCACCATGTGATGCTTGTGGTTTGTCTCTAAGCGACACCATAGACCTCATCTACGCTTGTCTCCCTTGCAGCCACATGATCCATAGATCATGTATTTATTTACCTCGTGTCATTCAGATCACCCGACACCCACACcgtctctctctcacttccTCCCTTCAAGTAGGTGATTTCTCTTGTGGAGTTTGTCGCCAGACCGTGGACATCAACTACGGGCACTACTCTTGTAACAAGGGATGTAACTATGCTGTCCACTCGAAATGTGCAACAAGGGAAGATGTGTGGGATGGAAAAGATCTTGAAGGAGTGCCTGAAAAACCCGATGAAGATATCGAGCCATTTGTTAGGATTGATGAGGAGACAATTCAACATTTCAGTCATCATGAGCATTATATGAAGCTCCATGAAAAGGAAACCATTAGCGAGAAAGACAAGTTTTGTGAGGCATGCACCCTTCCAGTAATGATCTCTCAGAGATATTATGGTTGCACGGAGTGTGATTTTGTACTCGATGAAGCATGTGCTTCTCTTCCTCGGAAAATATACAACCCACTACATAAACACCCTCTTACCCTCCAGCCCTTCCCTATTGATGAGACATCCAATATCGCAGATAATATTTCTACCAAAGGCATATTTGAATGTGATGGTTGCCACCGATTAGGTTGTGGGTTTGTGTACAGATgcagtaaaagaaaatgtgtCTTTCGACTAGACGTGAGGTGCGCTTCTCTTCCGGATCCTTTTATTCATGACTGTCATCCAcatgatctcttcttcaactcgACCAAAGGTAATTGCATAGGGTGTGGTTCTGATGAGTGTTCATCCTATTTCCTAGAGTGTATTAAATGCAACTCCTTTTTGGGTATAAGATGTGCGTCTTTGCCTTTTGAGGCACACTACAAACACGATAGGCATCCACTCATTCTTTGCCGTGATGAAGATACATCAAGTGGCCTCTACTGGTGTGAGATTTGTGAATCAGAATTAGATCCAAAAACATGGTTTTATACATGTGATTTTTGTACGATCACTCTCCATGTCAACTGTTTACTCGGAAAAGATATGTACATGAAGCCCCAATACATCTTCAAAATAGGTTATCGTCATCGTAAAGTTGAAATTGCTCGCAATGATGGTAACTCTCGGCTCTTTTGCACTAGATGTAAACGTCATTGTATGCAGAATTTGATATACAAGAGGATAGGTAGAGACCAAAGCTATTGTACTCTGAAATGCTTTGGAGCTAGGCTTATGCTAGAATTATTTTGA